In Juglans regia cultivar Chandler chromosome 5, Walnut 2.0, whole genome shotgun sequence, the following are encoded in one genomic region:
- the LOC118348503 gene encoding uncharacterized mitochondrial protein AtMg00810-like, with protein MDLPPGLPNQNNKVCRLLKSLYGLKQASRQWFEKLSNSLITYGFTQGKSDCSLFIKKSATSFMALLVYVDNVLLVSDDLQQIQLLKKFLHDQFTIKDLGPLKYFLDLEIARSKTGISLCQQKYALDILQDTDPSAYRRLVGRLLYLTITRPDLAYSVQVLSQFLAKPAVSHHKAAMRVLRYLKATPGHGLFFSSSSKLHLKAFLDSDWAGCIDTRRSITGFAIFLGNSLISWKSKKQATISRYSAEAKYQALAATTCEVQWLVYALQDLQIDHQQPTTLYIDSKSVMSIATNSVQHERTKHIQIDCHLVQEKLQEKLIKLFYIPSRLQLADILTKPLGSLPFYHTLRKMNILNIHVHLEGGCWSIASHIENMELKSKEGKAKAKIDSIH; from the exons ATGGATTTGCCCCCTGGACTGCCTAATCAGAACAACAAAGTTTGTAGACTTTTAAAAAGTctctatggccttaaacaagcatCTAGACAATGGTTTGAGAAATTGTCTAACTCTCTTATCACTTATGGTTTCACTCAAGGAAAATCTGATTGCTCATTGTTTATTAAAAAGTCAGCAACTTCTTTCATGGCATTACTTGTTTATGTTGATAATGTGTTGCTAGTAAGTGATGATTTGCAGCAAATTCAGCTCTTGAAGAAGTTCTTACATGATCAATTTACCATTAAAGATTTGGGAccattgaaatattttcttgatcTAGAAATAGCAAGATCAAAAACTGGTATTTCACTTTGTCAACAAAAATATGCCTTGGACATATTACAAGACACTG ATCCATCAGCATATAGGAGACTGGTTGGTAGATTGTTATACTTGACAATCACCAGACCAGATCTTGCCTATTCTGTCCAAGTGTTAAGTCAGTTTTTAGCAAAACCAGCTGTCAGCCATCACAAAGCAGCAATGAGGGTCCTCAGATATCTAAAAGCTACACCAGGGCATGGTttgtttttctcatcatcttcaAAACTTCATCTCAAAGCCTTCTTAGACAGTGATTGGGCAGGCTGCATCGACACCAGGAGAAGCATAACAGGTTTTGCAATATTTTTGGGCAATTCCCTAATTTCATGGAAGTCCAAAAAACAAGCCACAATTAGTAGATACTCTGCTGAAGCAAAGTATCAAGCTCTTGCAGCTACAACATGTGAGGTGCAATGGTTGGTTTATGCCTTGCAGGACTTGCAGATTGATCATCAACAGCCCACAACTCTATACATAGATAGCAAATCAGTAATGTCTATTGCCACCAACTCAGTTCAGCATGAGAGAACTAAGCATATACAAATTGACTGTCACTTGGTTCAAGAGAAATTGCAAGAGAAGCTTATCAAACTGTTTTACATTCCCTCTCGACTTCAGTTGGCAGACATACTCACCAAGCCATTGGGTTCATTGCCTTTTTATCACACTCTACGCAAGATGAACATTCTCAATATTCATGTTCATCTTGAGGGAGGGTGTTGGAGTATAGCATCCCATATAGAAAACATGGAGTTAAAATCCAAAGAAGGAAAGGCCAAGGCTAAAATAGACAGTATACATTAG